A stretch of Scheffersomyces stipitis CBS 6054 chromosome 2, complete sequence DNA encodes these proteins:
- a CDS encoding predicted protein, with the protein MRLSLYFMKKSLTNADGSSDMITVVTIAHANVNKTLVLTILKKITDKYIEFRLDSDPTKSDQPQQLKHKMGEFKPYMNQIIKFEEINYDTNQRMYSYGNRNDGTDNETSALLGSSSSDQINPNQLLLANEEVEEVRQFMLENINKLLSRGDKINSLVDQTDRLTTSSSVFQKRSQQIRRKMWLSKSKFMLTIVGVAIFIIYILLGSSCGFPLFDHCIHH; encoded by the coding sequence ATGCGACTTCTGCTTTATTTCATGAAGAAATCGTTAACCAATGCCGATGGAAGTAGTGATATGATCACGGTAGTGACGATAGCGCATGCAAATGTAAACAAAACGCTCGTGTtgacaatattgaaaaagattACGGATAAGTACATCGAATTCAGGCTCGATTCTGATCCTACTAAAAGTGACCAGCCACAACAATTGAAGCATAAAATGGGAGAATTCAAGCCTTACATGAATCAAATCATAAAGTTTGAAGAGATAAACTACGACACAAACCAGCGAATGTATAGCTATGGAAATCGAAATGATGGCACTGACAATGAAACTTCTGCATTGCTTGGAAGCTCGAGTTCGGACCAAATCAACCCCAACCAGCTTCTTTTGGCAaacgaagaagtagaagaagtcagGCAATTCATGTTGGAGAACATCAATAAACTCCTCAGTCGAGGAGATAAAATCAACCTGTTGGTTGATCAAACAGATAGGttaacaacttcatctctGGTTTTCCAGAAACGGTCACAGCAGATCCGTAGAAAAATGTGGCTAAGTAAATCAAAATTCATGCTCACTATTGTAGGAGTGGctatcttcatcatttaCATCCTCTTGGGGTCCCTGTGTGGATTCCCATTGTTTGACCATTGCATCCATCACTGA
- a CDS encoding predicted protein: protein MPPKGWRKNADGQYPQPNKDAELVSIDDILFPRSSVQKLAKNIIAGDEGSNMILAKDSMTALQRSATVFVSYILFHARQLSKEGTRKTISTQDIIHALERAEFAGFIPEVKHKLSAYESNVALKKKVKSDTKAAAVVSNSEDKSDDFPQTKKLKTNSESAVGSQVKTNDDDDEEDEEEEVEDEEMDDDEVEKDDEPENTHNDSLDVEEVDVNPIAALSKEEAELGGTEQEDEDQDDEGRDNSSDDGEN, encoded by the coding sequence ATGCCACCAAAGGGATGGAGAAAGAATGCCGATGGCCAATACCCTCAGCCCAACAAAGATGCCGAGCTTGTATCTATAGATGATATCTTGTTTCCCAGATCGTCAGTGCAGAAACTTGCTAAAAACATAATAGCTGGCGATGAAGGTAGCAATATGATTTTGGCTAAGGACTCGATGACGGCATTGCAGCGTTCGGCAACTGTCTTTGTATCTTATATCCTTTTCCATGCTCGTCAGTTATCTAAAGAGGGAACCAGAAAGACCATCTCCACCCAGGATATTATTCATGCCTTGGAGAGAGCGGAGTTTGCTGGGTTTATTCCTGAGGTCAAGCACAAATTGAGTGCCTATGAAAGCAATGTAGCACTCAAGAAAAAAGTGAAGTCTGACACCAAGGCTGCAGCTGTTGTTTCTAATTCAGAAGATAAGTCTGACGATTTCCCTCAAACTAAGAAGCTTAAAACCAACAGCGAGTCAGCAGTTGGTTCTCAGGTGAAGACTaacgatgacgacgacgaagaagacgaagaggaagaagtgGAGGACGAAGAGATGGACGATGACGAGGTAGAAAAAGATGACGAACCAGAAAATACCCATAACGATTCCTTGGacgtagaagaagtagatgtaAATCCAATTGCTGCATTgtccaaagaagaagccgaGCTTGGAGGAACTGAacaagaagacgaagatcAAGACGACGAAGGTCGAGACAACTCAAGTGACGACGGCGAAAACTAG
- a CDS encoding predicted protein (go_component nucleus~go_funtion nucleic acid binding; zinc ion binding), producing the protein MSDGRTQAKKSVPKDEGYDNGFYGVLDKPNIKTVLFGNYRFNTWYGNAAYFNAYDTAHMALGYDFSNRIASDPSTVTNTENSNIDNNHNDDDYWLNELYVCEYCFKYTSNSHEMQQHRVVCSYNVARPKVGKLLYRDDHTPYLIREVRGFTDPLFCQNLCLFGKLFLDDKSVYYNIDHFNFYIVYGYDNDVNADPYTEQHFKPMGFFSKEMLAYDNDNNLACICVFPPFQRRHLGSLLIEFSYALAHVTPGQYHSGPEFPLSPYGKVSYLRFWSKKLASVITSHFKPGSSFSLNDISDFTGFRKEDILLTLEYMKLLKKDSRGNVKLLLGNLQEWCTANNVDPNQEKSMMNTEYLLL; encoded by the exons ATGTCTGATGGGCGAACGCAGGCAAAGAAGTCCGTGCCCAAGGATGAGGGATATGATAACGGCTTCTATGGCGTATTGGACAAACCCAACATAAAGACCGTGCTCTTTGGCAATTACCGATTCAATACGTGGTACGGCAATGCAGCGTATTTCAACGCTTACGATACAGCCCATATGGCTTTGGGATACGACTTTTCCAATCGTATCGCCTCAGATCCCA GTACAGTCACAAATACTGAAAACTCCAACATCGATAATAACCATAATGATGACGACTACTGGTTGAACGAACTTTATGTATGCGAGTACTGTTTCAAATATACCTCCAATTCACACGAGATGCAACAGCACAGAGTGGTCTGCTCATATAATGTGGCCAGACCGAAAGTGGGAAAGCTCTTGTATCGAGATGACCATACCCCATATCTCATACGAGAAGTGCGAGGATTCACTGATCCTCTTTTCTGTCAGAACCTCTGTTTGTTTGGTAAGCTCTTTCTCGACGATAAATCTGTGTACTACAACATCGACcatttcaacttctatATTGTTTACGGCTATGACAACGATGTAAATGCTGACCCTTACACTGAACAACACTTCAAACCCATGggtttcttttcaaagGAAATGCTAGCTTACGATAACGACAATAACCTAGCATGCATCTGTGTATTTCCCCCGTTTCAAAGACGGCACTTGGGCTCATTGCTAATAGAGTTTCTGTACGCGTTGGCGCATGTCACTCCTGGCCAATACCACAGTGGACCTGAATTCCCACTCTCTCCGTATGGCAAGGTTAGCTACCTTCGGTTCTGGTCCAAAAAGTTGGCTAGTGTGATAACTTCGCATTTCAAGCCTGGTCTGTCGTTCAGTTTGAATGATATTTCCGACTTCACCGGGTTTAGAAAGGAAGATATCTTGCTCACGTTGGAGTACATGAaactcttgaagaaagacCTGCGGGGCAATGTGAAGTTGCTCCTTggaaatcttcaagaatggtGCACTGCCAATAATGTTGACCCGAACCAGGAGAAGTCTATGATGAATACTGAGTACCTTCTACTATAA
- the CDH1 gene encoding substrate-specific activator of APC-dependent proteolysis, giving the protein MSNNSNLNSSSSRNTSQHINIPSRGNNNNNTINVFETPRSPSRSTRSLDPPKLNDAPILPSTSPRRRNNKSIFSDRYIPNRTGIDLQAAFSLSNEEVIPDLRSNNADNEIEIRKEEEANRTFSTVLKAELFGDNVPMATANLSSGLSSSRKTLGKPNTIRPSSSSNGLQSSTRSIADGGTGSSGSTSNSHNDSSPSSNNNNGNTINGGSNLHDVDDVTRTPRRKTNLFTYQSPQKSRPISRDLQQELYSLSPVRQESQKLLLSPQKKPRSISKVPYRVLDAPELSDDFYLNLVDWGQQDILAVGLGDSVYLWDGATQSVDRLCNLANKDKVTSLNWIGSGTHLAIGTSKGLVEIWDATKIKCVRTMTGHSLRVSSLAWNEHILSSGSRDRSILNRDVRVENHYVNKFESHKQEVCGLKWNVEENKLASGGNDNKLFVWDGLNPKPLHQFTDHSAAVKAIAWSPHQRGILASGGGTADKTIKTWNTLTGNLVHDVNTGSQVCNLIWSKNSNELVSTHGYSRNQIIVWKYPSMQQIAQLTGHTYRVLYLSLSPDGETIVTGAGDETLRFWNVFEKNKQNEPPSSVLLDAFSQLR; this is encoded by the exons ATGAGCAATAATAGTAATCTCAATAGTAGCAGTTCTAGAAACACCTCACAGCATATCAATATACCCAGCCGTggcaacaataataacaacaCCATCAATGTGTTTGAGACTCCACGGTCGCCTTCCAGATCCACACGCAGCTTGGATCCACCCAAGCTTAACGATGCTCCCATATTGCCGTCGACTTCTCCAAGACGTCGCAACAATAAGTCTATATTCAGCGATAGATATATCCCCAATAGAACGGGCATAGATCTCCAAGCAGCATTCAGCTTATCCAACGAAGAAGTGATACCTGATCTTCGTAGTAACAATGCTGACAACGAGATCGAAATCCgtaaagaagaagaagctaaCCGGACGTTTTCGACGGTGTTGAAGGCAGAGCTATTCGGCGATAATGTTCCGATGGCCACAGCCAACTTGTCGTCAGGACTTTCGAGCTCTAGGAAAACTTTAGGAAAACCCAATACGATTAGGCCGAGCAGTTCAAGCAACGGTTTACAATCGTCAACTCGTTCCATCGCTGATGGTG GCACTGGCTCTTCGGGATCAACATCCAACTCTCACAACGACAGCTCTCCAAGTAGtaacaacaacaatggCAATACCATTAACGGAGGCTCTAATTTACACGATGTAGACGATGTCACGAGAACTCCACGTAGAAAAACGAACCTTTTTACCTACCAGTCACCCCAAAAATCACGGCCTATCTCGCGTGATCTCCAGCAGGAGCTCTACTCGTTGTCTCCGGTGCGACAGGAATCGCAGAAACTTCTACTTTCTCCACAAAAGAAACCTCGCAGTATCTCCAAAGTGCCGTACAGAGTCTTGGATGCTCCTGAGCTATCTGACGATTTCTACCTCAACTTGGTTGATTGGGGTCAACAGGACATTTTGGCAGTAGGCTTGGGTGACAGCGTGTATCTCTGGGACGGAGCTACTCAATCAGTAGACCGTCTCTGCAATCTAGCTAACAAAGATAAAGTCACCAGTTTGAACTGGATAGGTTCAGGAACCCATCTCGCAATTGGCACTTCAAAGGGTCTAGTAGAAATCTGGGATGCCACCAAAATCAAATGTGTTAGAACCATGACAGGTCACAGCTTGCGTGTGAGCTCTTTGGCATGGAACGAACACATACTATCCAGTGGATCTAGAGACCGAAGCATCCTCAATCGAGACGTCAGAGTGGAAAACCACTATGTCAACAAATTTGAAAGTCACAAACAGGAAGTCTGTGGTTTGAAATGGAATGTAGAAGAGAACAAATTAGCCAGTGGTGGCAACGACAACAAGCTCTTTGTTTGGGATGGTTTGAATCCCAAACCGTTGCATCAATTCACAGACCATAGTGCTGCTGTGAAGGCTATAGCATGGTCCCCCCACCAACGAGGCATACTAGCTTCAGGAGGTGGTACAGCTGATAAGACCATCAAGACATGGAATACTCTTACTGGTAACTTAGTGCATGATGTAAATACTGGCTCGCAGGTCTGTAATTTAATCTGGTCCAAGAACTCCAATGAATTGGTTTCTACCCATGGCTATTCGAGGAATCAGATCATAGTGTGGAAGTATCCTTCTATGCAACAAATAGCCCAATTGACAGGACACACCTATAGAGTCTTGTACTTGTCGTTGTCACCAGATGGCGAGACTATTGTTACTGGTGCTGGGGACGAAACTTTACGGTTCTGGAACGTCTTTGAGAAAAACAAACAAAACGAGCCTCCGTCTTCGGTGTTATTGGATGCATTTCTGCAGCTACGCTAA